One genomic segment of Pandoraea thiooxydans includes these proteins:
- a CDS encoding GMC family oxidoreductase has translation MPKHQGAYDYIIVGAGTAGCLLANRLTQDADVTVLLIEAGGKDDYHWIHIPVGYLYCIGNPRTDWLYRTQNEAGLNGRALAYPRGRVLGGSSSINGMIYMRGQREDYDGWAAIADDASWRWDAVLPYFMRVEDHHKGASEFHGGGGEWRVEAQRLSWRVLDTFVEAAAQSGIPATDDFNRGDNFGVGYFEVNQRRGVRWNASKAFLRPARGRPNLTILTGAQVTRLVFAGKRCVGLNYRQDGQECGVEARLEVLLASGAVNSPQLLEVSGVGQGALLQQHGVAVVHDLPGVGENLQDHLQLRTIYRVDGVKTLNTLANHWWGKLRIGLQYALTQGGPMSMAPSQLGAFAKSDEFQARANLQYHVQPLSLDKFGDPLHTFNAFTASVCNLRPTSRGSIHLSGPHAQQPPTIAPNYLHTKEDRAVAADALRLTRRILAAPAFARYAPREYLPGPAYQSDEELARAAGNIGTTIFHPVGTCRMGRADDAGAVVDSRLRVRGLAGLRVVDASVMPTITSGNTNSPTLMIAEKASEMIRADRIAARK, from the coding sequence ATGCCCAAGCATCAGGGCGCTTACGACTACATCATCGTCGGTGCCGGCACCGCCGGCTGCCTGCTGGCCAATCGACTGACGCAGGACGCCGACGTGACGGTGCTGCTGATCGAGGCCGGCGGCAAGGACGATTATCACTGGATACACATTCCGGTCGGTTATCTGTATTGCATCGGCAATCCGCGTACCGACTGGCTCTATCGCACGCAGAACGAAGCCGGCCTGAACGGGCGCGCGCTGGCGTATCCGCGCGGACGCGTGCTGGGCGGCAGCTCGTCGATCAACGGCATGATTTATATGCGTGGCCAGCGCGAGGATTACGACGGTTGGGCGGCCATCGCCGATGATGCGAGCTGGCGCTGGGACGCGGTGCTGCCGTACTTCATGCGCGTCGAGGATCACCACAAGGGTGCCAGCGAATTTCACGGCGGCGGCGGCGAGTGGCGTGTCGAAGCGCAGCGTCTGTCGTGGCGGGTGCTCGATACCTTTGTCGAAGCGGCCGCGCAAAGCGGCATTCCCGCGACCGACGATTTCAACCGGGGCGACAATTTCGGCGTCGGCTACTTCGAGGTGAATCAGCGGCGCGGCGTGCGCTGGAATGCTTCGAAGGCGTTTTTGCGGCCGGCGCGCGGGCGTCCGAACCTGACCATCCTGACCGGCGCGCAGGTCACCCGCCTGGTGTTCGCCGGCAAGCGTTGCGTCGGCCTGAACTATCGGCAAGACGGGCAGGAGTGCGGCGTCGAGGCGCGCCTCGAAGTGCTGCTGGCGTCCGGCGCGGTCAATTCGCCGCAATTGCTGGAGGTCTCCGGCGTTGGGCAGGGCGCGTTGCTGCAACAGCACGGTGTGGCGGTCGTGCACGATCTGCCCGGGGTGGGCGAGAATCTGCAGGATCATCTGCAATTGCGCACGATCTACCGGGTCGACGGCGTGAAGACGCTCAACACGCTGGCCAATCATTGGTGGGGCAAGTTGCGCATCGGCCTGCAATATGCGCTCACGCAAGGCGGGCCGATGAGCATGGCGCCGTCGCAGTTGGGGGCCTTTGCCAAGAGCGATGAATTCCAGGCGCGCGCCAATCTCCAATACCATGTGCAGCCGCTGTCGCTCGACAAATTCGGCGATCCGCTGCATACCTTCAACGCGTTCACCGCATCGGTGTGCAATTTGCGGCCGACGTCGCGCGGCAGCATCCATTTGAGCGGGCCGCACGCGCAGCAGCCGCCGACGATCGCGCCGAACTACCTGCACACCAAGGAAGACCGAGCGGTGGCCGCCGATGCCCTGCGCCTGACCCGTCGCATTCTTGCCGCGCCCGCCTTCGCGCGCTATGCGCCGCGCGAGTATTTGCCCGGGCCGGCTTACCAGAGCGACGAAGAATTGGCGCGCGCGGCGGGCAATATCGGCACGACGATTTTTCATCCGGTCGGCACCTGTCGCATGGGGCGTGCCGACGACGCCGGCGCGGTAGTCGACAGCCGCTTGCGGGTACGCGGGCTGGCGGGCCTGCGTGTGGTCGACGCCTCGGTGATGCCGACCATTACCTCGGGCAATACGAACTCGCCGACGCTGATGATTGCCGAGAAGGCCAGCGAGATGATCCGTGCCGATCGCATCGCCGCGCGCAAATAA
- a CDS encoding ABC transporter ATP-binding protein — MTANDFILETRGLSKGFRGFTAVNGVNLRVTRGTIHALIGPNGAGKTTCFNLLTKFLEPSAGQILFNGEDITHERPAQIARRGIIRSFQISAVFSHLSVLENVRVGLQRRLGTAFHFWRGGASLAVLDEQAMALLGEVGLAEYAHTLAVELPYGRKRALEIATTLAMEPELMLLDEPTQGMGHEDVDRVTALIKKVSAGRTILMVEHNMSVIAGISDTITVLQRGEILAEGAYAEVSKNPQVMQAYMGTAEAELEGAHG, encoded by the coding sequence ATGACAGCAAACGACTTCATTCTAGAGACCCGAGGCCTGAGCAAGGGCTTCCGCGGTTTTACGGCTGTCAACGGGGTGAACCTGCGGGTGACGCGAGGCACGATCCATGCGTTGATCGGACCCAATGGGGCGGGCAAGACGACGTGCTTCAACCTGCTCACCAAATTTCTGGAGCCCAGCGCGGGGCAGATCCTGTTCAACGGCGAGGACATCACGCATGAGCGTCCGGCGCAGATTGCGCGGCGCGGCATCATCCGTTCGTTTCAGATCTCGGCGGTGTTCTCGCACCTGAGCGTGCTGGAGAACGTGCGGGTGGGGCTGCAGCGGCGCCTGGGCACGGCGTTTCATTTCTGGCGCGGCGGGGCCTCGCTGGCGGTGCTCGACGAGCAGGCGATGGCGCTGCTGGGCGAGGTGGGGCTGGCCGAATACGCGCACACGCTGGCCGTGGAGCTGCCGTACGGGCGCAAGCGTGCGCTGGAGATTGCCACGACGCTGGCGATGGAGCCGGAGCTGATGCTGCTCGACGAGCCCACCCAGGGCATGGGTCACGAGGACGTGGACCGGGTCACGGCGCTGATCAAGAAGGTCTCGGCCGGGCGCACGATTCTGATGGTCGAGCACAACATGAGCGTGATCGCGGGTATTTCGGACACCATCACAGTATTGCAGCGCGGAGAGATCCTGGCCGAGGGGGCCTATGCGGAGGTGTCGAAGAACCCGCAGGTGATGCAGGCATACATGGGCACGGCCGAGGCCGAGCTGGAGGGGGCGCACGGGTGA
- a CDS encoding CoA-acylating methylmalonate-semialdehyde dehydrogenase — MSNADIPVINHYIGGQLRAGQSGREADVFNPAEGAVSARVALASEAEVDAAVAAARAAWPAWAATAPLKRARILFNFKALLEQHHDELARLITSEHGKVFSDAKGEVTRGIEVVEFACGAPHLLNGQHSDNIGGGIDNWSLRQPIGVCAGITPFNFPVMVPMWMFPIALACGNTFVLKPSERDPSASLLMADLLRQAGLPDGVFNVVQGDKVAVDALLAHPDVEAVSFVGSTPIAQYIYSEGTRRGKRVQALGGAKNHLVVMPDADLDQAVDALMGAAYGSAGERCMAISVAVAVGHVADALVERLVPRVKALCVAPGTDARAEMGPLVTGAHKAKVEGYIAKGVEEGAKLLVDGRGLRVAGHEQGFFVGGTLFDDVRTDMTIYREEIFGPVLCVVRVPDFAAAVELINAHEFGNGVSCYTSDGGVARTFARQIQIGMVGINVPIPVPMAWHSFGGWKKSLFGDHHAYGEEGVRFYTRYKSVMQRWPDSIAKGAEFTMPVAK, encoded by the coding sequence ATGAGTAACGCTGATATTCCTGTGATCAATCACTACATTGGCGGCCAGCTGCGCGCCGGCCAGAGCGGCCGCGAGGCGGACGTCTTCAACCCGGCCGAGGGCGCGGTGAGCGCGCGCGTGGCGTTGGCCAGCGAGGCCGAGGTCGATGCGGCCGTAGCCGCGGCCCGTGCCGCATGGCCGGCCTGGGCCGCGACCGCTCCGCTCAAGCGAGCCCGCATTCTGTTCAATTTCAAGGCGCTGCTCGAGCAGCACCATGACGAGCTGGCGCGGCTGATTACCAGCGAGCACGGCAAGGTGTTTTCCGACGCCAAGGGCGAAGTCACGCGCGGCATCGAGGTGGTCGAGTTCGCCTGCGGCGCGCCGCACCTGCTCAACGGCCAGCACAGCGACAACATCGGCGGCGGCATCGACAACTGGAGCCTGCGCCAGCCGATCGGGGTGTGCGCCGGCATCACGCCGTTCAACTTCCCGGTCATGGTGCCGATGTGGATGTTCCCGATTGCGCTGGCGTGCGGCAATACCTTTGTGCTCAAGCCGTCAGAACGTGATCCGTCGGCCAGCCTGCTGATGGCGGACCTGCTGCGCCAGGCCGGCCTGCCCGATGGCGTATTCAACGTGGTGCAGGGTGACAAGGTGGCGGTCGACGCGCTGCTCGCGCACCCCGATGTCGAGGCCGTGTCGTTTGTCGGCTCTACGCCGATTGCCCAGTACATTTACAGCGAGGGCACGCGGCGCGGCAAGCGCGTGCAGGCGCTGGGCGGCGCCAAGAATCATCTGGTGGTGATGCCGGATGCCGACCTCGACCAGGCGGTCGATGCCCTCATGGGCGCGGCCTACGGCTCGGCCGGCGAGCGCTGCATGGCCATCTCGGTGGCCGTGGCGGTCGGGCACGTGGCCGATGCGCTGGTCGAGCGGCTGGTGCCGCGCGTCAAGGCATTGTGCGTGGCGCCCGGCACCGATGCGCGCGCCGAAATGGGCCCGCTGGTCACCGGCGCCCACAAGGCCAAGGTCGAGGGCTATATCGCCAAGGGCGTCGAAGAAGGCGCCAAGCTGCTGGTCGATGGCCGGGGCCTGCGCGTGGCCGGGCACGAGCAAGGTTTCTTCGTCGGCGGCACGCTGTTCGACGACGTGCGCACCGACATGACGATTTATCGCGAGGAGATTTTCGGCCCGGTGCTGTGCGTGGTGCGTGTGCCCGATTTCGCCGCCGCGGTCGAACTGATCAATGCGCACGAGTTCGGCAACGGGGTTTCCTGCTACACCTCGGACGGCGGCGTGGCGCGCACTTTCGCGCGGCAGATCCAGATCGGCATGGTCGGCATCAACGTGCCGATCCCGGTGCCGATGGCCTGGCACTCGTTCGGCGGCTGGAAAAAGTCGCTGTTCGGCGATCACCATGCCTACGGCGAGGAAGGCGTGCGTTTCTATACCCGCTACAAGAGCGTGATGCAGCGCTGGCCCGACAGCATCGCCAAGGGTGCCGAATTCACCATGCCGGTAGCCAAGTAA
- a CDS encoding branched-chain amino acid ABC transporter permease — protein sequence MDLSIAAILAQDGITTGAIYALLALALVLVFSVTRVIFIPQGEFVSYGALTLAALQTQKFPLTSWMLLALGIATLIVEVGATLRHPEQRKRLGRLLPVLVAKYLIFPLAVFAVTRALAGRDLPMLVQIALTLLIVVPMGPMLYRLAFQPVAEASTLLLLIVAMAMHFAMTGLGLVMFGAEGSRTQAFSDANFNFGSLMISGQSLWVLAVSAVMIVALYFYFDRSISGKALRATAVNRLGARLVGIGTVQAGRLAFTLAAALGVLCGILIAPITTIYYESGFLIGLKGFVGAIIGGLLSYPMAAAGAVLIGVLESFSSFWASSYKEVIVFTLIIPVLLWLSLTRPHAEEEEE from the coding sequence ATGGATCTATCGATTGCAGCCATTCTTGCGCAAGATGGCATCACCACCGGTGCCATTTACGCGCTGCTGGCGCTGGCGCTGGTGCTGGTTTTTTCTGTCACGCGCGTCATTTTCATTCCGCAGGGCGAATTCGTTTCGTATGGCGCACTGACGCTGGCGGCTCTGCAAACCCAGAAATTCCCGCTGACGAGCTGGATGTTGCTGGCGCTGGGCATCGCCACGCTGATCGTCGAGGTTGGCGCGACGCTGCGCCACCCGGAGCAGCGCAAGCGGCTCGGGCGGCTGCTGCCGGTGCTGGTGGCGAAGTATTTGATCTTTCCGCTGGCGGTGTTTGCGGTGACGCGCGCGCTGGCCGGGCGCGACCTGCCGATGCTGGTGCAGATTGCATTGACGCTGCTGATCGTCGTGCCGATGGGGCCGATGCTGTACCGCCTGGCGTTCCAGCCGGTGGCCGAGGCCAGCACGCTGCTGCTGCTGATCGTGGCGATGGCGATGCACTTCGCCATGACGGGCTTGGGTCTGGTGATGTTCGGCGCCGAAGGCTCGCGCACCCAAGCGTTTTCGGATGCCAATTTCAACTTTGGTTCGCTGATGATTTCTGGCCAGAGCCTGTGGGTGCTGGCGGTGAGTGCAGTAATGATCGTCGCGCTGTATTTCTATTTCGACCGGTCGATTTCGGGCAAGGCGCTGCGGGCGACCGCCGTCAATCGGCTGGGCGCGCGCCTGGTCGGCATCGGCACGGTGCAAGCCGGGCGCCTGGCCTTTACGCTGGCCGCGGCCCTGGGCGTGCTGTGCGGCATTCTGATTGCGCCGATCACCACGATCTACTACGAATCGGGTTTCCTGATCGGTCTCAAGGGCTTCGTCGGCGCCATCATCGGCGGTTTGCTGAGCTACCCGATGGCCGCGGCCGGCGCCGTGCTGATCGGCGTGCTGGAGTCCTTTTCGTCTTTCTGGGCCAGTTCTTACAAGGAGGTCATTGTCTTTACCCTGATCATTCCGGTCCTGCTGTGGTTGTCGTTGACCCGGCCGCACGCGGAAGAGGAAGAGGAATAA
- a CDS encoding ABC transporter substrate-binding protein, protein MNRKLLGAVSAVALLAGIYGGAAQAQVKIGVTLSTTGPAASLGIPEKNTIALLPREIDGKSVQYIVLDDATDTTTAVKNMRKLTSEDHVDAVIGSTVTPNALAMIDVAAETHTPVISLAAGAAIVEPVDAKRRWVFKAPQNDILMATAIAQHMEDHGVKTVGFIGFSDAYGQGWYREFTKAAELHKLKIVANEQYSRNDTSVIGQVLKLMSAHPDAILIAGSGTPAALPQRTLKERGYKGVIYQTHGVANNDFLRVCGADCNGTFLPASPLLVADQLPASNPVKKSAEVYKKAYEKMYGAGSVSTFGGHAWDAGHMLREAIPVALKKAKPGTEAFRAALRDALENIKNMDGTAGVFNMSTTDHNGLDQRGRVMVEIVNGKWKLVN, encoded by the coding sequence ATGAACAGGAAGCTGTTGGGGGCAGTGTCGGCCGTGGCGTTGCTGGCGGGTATTTACGGCGGCGCGGCACAGGCGCAGGTCAAGATCGGTGTGACGTTGTCCACCACCGGCCCGGCGGCCTCGCTGGGGATTCCCGAAAAGAATACGATCGCGCTGTTGCCGCGGGAAATCGACGGCAAGTCGGTGCAGTACATCGTGCTCGACGACGCGACAGATACCACCACGGCCGTCAAGAATATGCGCAAGCTGACGTCGGAAGATCACGTGGATGCGGTGATCGGCTCGACGGTGACGCCGAACGCGCTGGCCATGATCGACGTGGCGGCCGAAACCCACACGCCGGTGATTTCGCTGGCTGCCGGCGCGGCAATCGTCGAACCGGTGGACGCCAAGCGGCGCTGGGTGTTCAAGGCCCCCCAAAACGACATTCTGATGGCCACCGCGATTGCCCAGCACATGGAAGATCATGGCGTGAAGACAGTCGGCTTCATCGGCTTCTCGGATGCTTACGGCCAAGGCTGGTATCGTGAGTTCACCAAGGCGGCCGAATTGCACAAGCTGAAGATCGTCGCCAACGAGCAATACAGCCGCAACGATACGTCGGTAATCGGCCAGGTGCTCAAGCTCATGAGCGCGCACCCGGACGCCATCCTGATCGCCGGTTCGGGCACGCCCGCCGCGTTGCCGCAACGCACGCTCAAGGAGCGCGGCTACAAAGGTGTGATCTACCAAACGCACGGGGTTGCCAACAACGACTTCCTGCGGGTGTGCGGCGCCGATTGCAATGGCACCTTCCTGCCGGCCAGCCCGTTGCTGGTGGCCGATCAGTTGCCGGCCAGCAATCCGGTGAAGAAGTCGGCTGAAGTCTACAAAAAAGCCTACGAGAAGATGTATGGCGCGGGCAGCGTCTCGACCTTCGGTGGCCATGCGTGGGATGCCGGCCATATGCTGCGCGAGGCGATTCCGGTGGCGCTGAAAAAAGCGAAGCCGGGCACCGAGGCATTCCGCGCGGCGTTGCGTGATGCGTTGGAAAATATCAAGAACATGGACGGCACCGCGGGCGTTTTCAATATGAGCACGACCGACCACAACGGCCTGGACCAGCGCGGCCGCGTAATGGTCGAAATCGTCAACGGCAAGTGGAAGCTGGTGAACTGA
- a CDS encoding ABC transporter substrate-binding protein, producing MHKKVLAAAVMLGLGAGALQAQAAGNQVKIGFITDMSGLYADIDGPGGLDAVKMAVADFGGKVLGKPIEVLYADHQNKADVAASKARQWVDRDGVTMLLGGTNSAIGLAVNKVSQEKKTVFIDVGGGTDALTGAQCQPYGVHYAYDTVALARGTGSAIVKAGGKTWYFLTADYAFGHALESSTAAVVKAEGGKVLGEVKHPLSASDFSSYLLQAQASGAQVLGLANAGGDTDNAIKAAKEFGVNKKMKLAGLLVFINDIHSLGLPTTQGMYLTTAWYWNQSDASRKFAERYYAKMHKMPSMLQAGDYSATMTYLKAVKAVGTTDSGKVMAELKKMKIDDMFAKGYIRGDGLMIHDMYLMQVKAPDESKKPWDYYKVVATIPGEQAFTTVAESKCPLLKK from the coding sequence ATGCACAAGAAGGTATTGGCGGCAGCGGTGATGCTGGGGCTGGGCGCGGGCGCGCTGCAGGCGCAGGCGGCCGGGAACCAGGTGAAGATCGGTTTTATCACCGACATGTCGGGGCTGTACGCGGACATCGACGGCCCGGGCGGGCTCGATGCGGTGAAGATGGCGGTGGCGGACTTCGGCGGCAAGGTGCTGGGCAAGCCCATCGAGGTGCTGTATGCCGATCACCAGAACAAGGCGGACGTGGCGGCCTCGAAGGCGCGCCAATGGGTTGACCGGGACGGGGTGACGATGCTGCTGGGCGGCACCAACTCGGCGATCGGGCTGGCGGTGAACAAGGTCTCGCAGGAGAAGAAGACGGTGTTCATCGACGTGGGCGGGGGCACCGATGCGCTGACCGGCGCGCAGTGCCAGCCGTACGGGGTGCACTATGCGTACGACACGGTGGCGCTGGCGCGCGGCACGGGCTCGGCGATCGTCAAGGCCGGCGGCAAGACGTGGTACTTCCTGACGGCGGACTACGCGTTCGGGCATGCGCTGGAGAGCTCGACCGCGGCGGTGGTCAAGGCCGAGGGGGGCAAGGTGCTGGGCGAGGTCAAGCACCCGCTGTCGGCCTCGGACTTCTCGTCGTACCTGCTGCAGGCGCAGGCCTCGGGCGCGCAGGTGCTGGGCCTGGCCAACGCGGGCGGGGACACCGACAACGCGATCAAGGCGGCCAAGGAATTCGGCGTGAACAAGAAGATGAAGCTGGCGGGGCTGCTGGTGTTCATCAACGACATTCACAGCCTGGGGCTGCCGACCACGCAGGGCATGTACCTGACCACGGCCTGGTACTGGAACCAGAGCGACGCCTCGCGCAAATTCGCCGAGCGCTACTACGCGAAGATGCACAAGATGCCGAGCATGCTGCAGGCGGGTGACTACTCGGCGACCATGACCTACCTGAAGGCGGTCAAGGCGGTGGGCACGACCGACTCGGGCAAGGTGATGGCCGAGCTCAAGAAGATGAAGATCGACGACATGTTCGCCAAGGGCTACATCCGCGGCGACGGGTTGATGATCCACGACATGTACCTGATGCAGGTCAAGGCGCCGGACGAGTCGAAGAAGCCGTGGGACTACTACAAGGTGGTCGCCACCATCCCGGGCGAGCAGGCCTTCACCACGGTGGCCGAGTCGAAGTGCCCGTTGCTCAAGAAGTAA
- a CDS encoding branched-chain amino acid ABC transporter permease: MALFGISAPELLSQLLLGLVNGSFYAMLSLGLAVIFGLLNVINFAHGALFMLGAMVAWMGVNYLGLNYWWMLLLAPLVVGLFGVLLERSLLRWIYKLDHLYGLLLTFGITLVIEGIFRSIYGVSGQSFDAPDLLSGATNLGFMYLPNYRAWVVVASLGVCALTWFLIEKTKIGAYLRAGTENPKLVEAFGVNVPRMVTLTYGFGVALAALAGVLAAPVIQVQPLMGQHMIITVFAVVVIGGMGSIAGSIITGLLLGVVEGFTNVLYPQGSATVVFVIMVLVLLVRPAGLFGKEK, translated from the coding sequence ATGGCACTGTTCGGCATATCCGCACCGGAGCTCCTCAGCCAATTGTTGCTGGGGCTGGTCAACGGTTCCTTTTATGCGATGTTGAGCCTGGGCCTGGCGGTCATCTTCGGGCTGCTCAACGTGATCAACTTCGCCCACGGGGCACTCTTCATGCTGGGGGCGATGGTCGCCTGGATGGGGGTCAACTACCTGGGGCTCAATTACTGGTGGATGCTGCTGCTCGCGCCGCTGGTGGTGGGGCTGTTCGGCGTGCTGCTCGAGCGCAGCCTGCTGCGCTGGATCTACAAGCTCGATCACCTGTACGGGCTGCTGCTGACCTTTGGCATCACGCTGGTCATCGAGGGGATCTTCCGCTCGATCTACGGGGTCTCGGGCCAGTCGTTCGATGCACCGGACCTGCTCTCGGGGGCCACCAACCTGGGCTTCATGTACCTGCCCAACTACCGGGCGTGGGTGGTGGTGGCCTCGCTCGGGGTCTGTGCGCTGACCTGGTTCCTGATCGAGAAGACCAAGATCGGGGCGTATCTGCGCGCGGGCACGGAAAACCCGAAGCTGGTCGAGGCGTTCGGGGTGAACGTGCCGCGCATGGTCACGCTGACCTACGGGTTCGGGGTGGCGCTGGCGGCGCTGGCCGGGGTGCTGGCCGCGCCGGTGATCCAGGTGCAGCCGCTCATGGGCCAGCACATGATCATCACGGTGTTCGCGGTGGTGGTCATCGGCGGGATGGGCTCGATCGCCGGCTCGATCATCACGGGGCTGCTGCTGGGGGTGGTCGAGGGCTTTACCAACGTGTTGTATCCGCAGGGTTCGGCCACGGTGGTGTTCGTCATCATGGTGCTGGTGCTGCTGGTGCGCCCGGCCGGGTTGTTTGGCAAGGAAAAATAA
- the hpaR gene encoding homoprotocatechuate degradation operon regulator HpaR translates to MSGEFEHRNLGMLLLQARESVMGLFRPVLKQFSLTEQQWRIIRELNESEQGEMEIGQIARECCILSPSLSGMLERMEQGGLIQRHRDALDQRKVRVSLTSSSRQLVKQISPLVDARYREIEARIGKQALAQVYEMLDGITASLPRPEPEAPAPKRRAARPAGTPVQPKPSDQ, encoded by the coding sequence ATGTCAGGCGAATTCGAGCATCGCAATCTGGGAATGTTGCTGCTGCAGGCCCGCGAGTCCGTGATGGGACTATTTCGACCGGTGCTCAAGCAGTTCTCGCTCACGGAGCAGCAATGGCGCATTATTCGCGAACTCAACGAGAGCGAGCAGGGCGAGATGGAGATTGGCCAGATCGCCCGCGAATGCTGCATTCTCAGCCCGAGCCTGTCGGGCATGCTCGAGCGCATGGAACAAGGCGGTCTGATTCAACGGCATCGCGACGCATTGGATCAACGCAAGGTGCGGGTCTCGTTGACCTCCAGCAGCCGCCAGCTGGTCAAGCAAATCAGCCCGCTGGTGGACGCGCGATACCGGGAGATCGAGGCGCGCATCGGCAAGCAGGCGCTCGCGCAGGTGTACGAAATGCTCGACGGCATCACCGCCAGCCTGCCGCGGCCCGAGCCCGAAGCGCCCGCTCCCAAGAGGCGCGCCGCGCGCCCGGCCGGCACCCCCGTGCAGCCAAAGCCGTCGGATCAGTGA
- a CDS encoding ABC transporter ATP-binding protein, with amino-acid sequence MSTASEGKAGGASAPALELEGLQAWYGESHILHGVDLSVNHGEVVTLLGRNGAGRTTTLRAIMGLTGRRQGSIRVDGAETIQLSTHQVAHRGIGYCPEERGIFAALSCEENLLLPPLVGPRAQAMSLEEIYAMFPNLYERRHSQGTRLSGGEQQMLAVARILRTGARLLLLDEISEGLAPVIVQALARMIVTLKAKGYTIVMVEQNFRFAAPLADRFYVMEHGRIVERFGAAELSTKMPVLHELLGV; translated from the coding sequence GTGAGCACGGCAAGCGAGGGCAAGGCTGGCGGCGCGAGCGCGCCGGCGCTGGAACTGGAGGGGCTGCAGGCCTGGTACGGGGAGTCGCACATCCTGCACGGGGTGGACCTGTCGGTCAATCACGGCGAGGTGGTCACGCTGCTCGGGCGCAACGGCGCGGGGCGCACCACGACGCTGCGCGCGATCATGGGCCTGACGGGGCGGCGCCAGGGCTCGATCCGGGTCGACGGGGCGGAGACGATTCAGCTGTCGACGCACCAGGTCGCGCACCGCGGCATCGGGTACTGCCCGGAGGAGCGCGGGATTTTTGCGGCGCTCTCGTGCGAGGAGAACCTGCTGCTGCCGCCGCTGGTGGGCCCGCGCGCGCAGGCGATGTCGCTCGAGGAGATCTACGCGATGTTTCCGAACCTGTACGAGCGGCGCCACAGCCAGGGCACGCGGCTGTCGGGCGGCGAGCAGCAGATGCTGGCGGTGGCGCGGATCCTGCGCACGGGGGCGCGGCTGCTGCTGCTCGACGAGATCTCGGAGGGTCTGGCGCCGGTGATCGTGCAGGCGCTCGCGCGCATGATCGTCACGCTCAAGGCCAAGGGGTACACGATCGTGATGGTGGAGCAGAATTTCCGGTTTGCCGCGCCGTTGGCGGACCGGTTCTATGTCATGGAACACGGCAGGATCGTGGAGCGGTTCGGCGCGGCCGAGCTGAGCACGAAAATGCCGGTGCTGCATGAGTTGCTGGGGGTATGA
- a CDS encoding branched-chain amino acid ABC transporter permease codes for MQRRVLYSILLLGLVAAPWLGAYPVFVMKVLCFALFACAFNLLLGYTGLLSFGHAAFFGTAGYIAGYALRNLGLTPELGLLAGVLAGAVLGLVFGLLAIRRQGIYFAMITLALAQMIYFFCLQAPFTGGEDGLQGVPRGKLFDLLPLGNDLVLYYVVLLICAAAFLFIMRVVHSPFGQILKAIKENEPRAISLGYDTDRFKLLAFVLSATLAALAGATNTLVLGFETLSDVHWTLSGMVILMTLVGGLGTLFGPVLGALIIVLLQNKLGDIGMWLANLTGIAWFQSLGESVTIVIGLIFILCVLAFRRGIVGELVARSRLLRAP; via the coding sequence ATGCAACGACGTGTGCTGTACTCGATTCTGCTGCTGGGCCTGGTGGCCGCGCCCTGGCTGGGGGCCTATCCGGTGTTCGTGATGAAGGTGCTGTGCTTTGCGCTGTTCGCGTGCGCCTTCAACCTGCTGCTGGGCTACACGGGGCTGCTCTCGTTCGGCCATGCGGCGTTCTTCGGCACGGCCGGCTACATCGCCGGCTATGCGCTGCGCAACCTGGGCCTCACGCCCGAGCTGGGGCTGCTCGCGGGGGTGCTGGCCGGGGCGGTGCTGGGGCTGGTGTTCGGGCTGCTGGCGATCCGGCGCCAGGGCATCTACTTCGCCATGATCACGCTGGCGCTGGCGCAGATGATCTACTTCTTCTGCCTGCAGGCGCCCTTCACCGGGGGCGAGGACGGGCTGCAGGGGGTGCCGCGCGGCAAGCTGTTCGACCTGCTGCCGCTGGGCAATGACCTGGTGCTGTACTACGTGGTGCTGCTGATCTGCGCGGCGGCGTTCCTGTTCATCATGCGGGTGGTCCACTCGCCCTTCGGGCAGATCCTCAAGGCGATCAAGGAAAACGAGCCGCGCGCGATCTCGCTGGGCTACGACACCGACCGCTTCAAGCTGCTGGCGTTCGTGCTCTCGGCCACGCTCGCGGCGCTGGCCGGGGCCACCAACACGCTGGTGCTGGGCTTCGAGACGCTCTCGGACGTGCACTGGACGCTCTCGGGCATGGTGATCCTGATGACGCTCGTCGGCGGCCTGGGCACCCTGTTCGGCCCGGTGCTGGGGGCGCTGATCATCGTGCTGCTGCAAAACAAGCTCGGCGACATCGGCATGTGGCTGGCCAACCTCACCGGCATCGCCTGGTTCCAGTCCCTGGGCGAGTCCGTGACCATCGTCATCGGCCTGATCTTTATCCTCTGCGTGCTCGCCTTCCGCCGCGGTATCGTCGGCGAACTGGTGGCGCGCAGCCGGCTATTGCGCGCGCCGTGA